A window of Notolabrus celidotus isolate fNotCel1 chromosome 11, fNotCel1.pri, whole genome shotgun sequence contains these coding sequences:
- the LOC117821441 gene encoding syntaphilin isoform X1 yields the protein MSLTPSRKPSSGQRRRSVETNVGIGRCSHSDTSSTHTYPNRVRTADGSPTARTYPSTPRRQAKHTACSDNHGIRPPTPEQYLTPLQQKEVCIRHLRARLRDNVERLQHRDCEIDELRTQLYRMQEDWIEEECHRIEAQLALKEARKEIQHLHEVMDSVRSNLAPQDPHEPKQFSGLHAARPGGRSRSCGCSPASTLSRSTTHTRMSSEALQLERSPNAPESGRASRPAGQTHLLLEAALLTDQGPQQSHIRPPPTVPRSATFERLCTGGAMLPVSHSCHTLSSSCQCSGHSYLPHHHLFLHLPQEEPPQTAAATATPVSDPIPTPSPAGERKPEVRSQACSPTMTWLCEETAAEEELSVISLPTADVTPPESQPLQTTLPVVYPPEHSYNVEPLPQDPPEITKKPAEPQTCQPQSAPPLPVRQEATLLEIDEDNIDESEGTNEDSPPPQLCHWSRYFLVDLLALAMPVVPTVAWLCRGTPREVMPVYHIGSLLRGCCAVALHSLRRRGAGRGRRPASMNGTTSI from the exons ATGTCTCTCACTCCAAGTAGGAAGCCCTCCTCAGGTCAGCGCAG GCGCTCAGTGGAGACTAATGTGGGCATCGGGCGATGTTCCCACAGTGACACATCCAGTACTCACACCTACCCGAATCGAGTGAGGACAGCTGATGGCAGTCCAACGGCCCGGACTTATCCAAGTACACCCAG GCGGCAGGCAAAGCACACAGCGTGCAGTGACAACCATGGGATCAGGCCTCCCACCCCGGAGCAGTACCTCACACCTCTGCAGCAGAAGGAGGTGTGTATACGACATCTTCGAGCCAGGCTGAGGGACAACGTGGAGAGACTACAGCACAG ggATTGTGAAATAGATGAGTTGAGGACTCAGCTGTACAGGATGCAGGAGGACTGGATCGAAGAGGAGTGTCACCGAATTGAGGCCCAGTTAGCTCTTAAAGAAGCCCGCAAAGAGATCCAGCACCTTCATGAGGTAATGGACTCAGTTCGCTCCAACCTGGCACCCCAAGACCCCCATGAACCCAAGCAATTCTCAGGGTTGCACGCAGCTCGGCCTGGGGGGAGGTCTCGCTCTTGTGGTTGTTCTCCAGCTAGCACTTTGAGTCGCAGCACCACCCACACCCGGATGAGCAGCGAGGCGCTGCAGCTGGAGCGCAGCCCTAATGCTCCTGAGTCTGGCAGAGCATCTCGCCCTGCGGGCCAGACACACCTGCTCCTAGAGGCTGCCCTCCTGACAGATCAGGGTCCACAGCAGAGCCACATCCGCCCGCCCCCAACTGTCCCGCGCTCTGCCACCTTTGAAAGACTCTGCACCGGGGGCGCGATGCTGCCAGTCTCACACTCCTGCCACACTCTCAGTAGCAGCTGCCAGTGCAGCGGCCACTCCTACCTCCCTCATCATCACCTGTTCCTGCACTTACCTCAGGAGGAGCccccacaaacagctgcagctacTGCTACCCCTGTTTCTGATCCAATCCCGACTCCCAGtcctgcaggagagaggaaacCAGAGGTGCGTTCTCAGGCCTGCAGCCCCACCATGACGTGGCTGTGTGAGGAAACGgctgcagaagaagagctgAGTGTGATTTCTTTACCCACAGCAGACGTCACACCACCAGAATCACAGCCTCTCCAAACAACTCTACCTGTTGTTTACCCACCTGAGCATTCATACAATGTTGAGCCGCTTCCACAGGACCCACCAGAGATAACAAAGAAGCCAGCTGAGCCACAAACCTGCCAGCCCCAATCTGCACCTCCACTCCCCGTCAGACAGGAGGCCACACTTCTAGAGATAGACGAGGACAATATAGATGAATCTGAAGGTACAAACGAGGACAGTCCTCCCCCTCAGCTCTGCCACTGGAGCCGATACTTCCTCGTAGACCTGTTAGCGTTAGCGATGCCGGTAGTCCCGACCGTGGCGTGGCTGTGTAGGGGAACTCCACGGGAAGTCATGCCCGTGTATCACATCGGCTCCCTACTGAGAGGGTGCTGTGCTGTGGCACTCCACTCACTCCGCCGCCGGGGTGCAGGCAGGGGACGCAGGCCCGCCAGCATGAATGGAACAACATCAATATGA
- the rad21l1 gene encoding double-strand-break repair protein rad21-like protein 1: MMFYTQLFTSKRGPLAKIWLAAHWDRKLTKAHVFECNLETSIRDIISPKMKIGLRTSGHLLIGVVRIYSRKAKYLLADCNEALVKIKIAFRPGQTDMPVEGLEATEKAITLTEDFTAFESQLPAPSMDVEDHFSLNQSRTEEITMKEDFGNGFLTLIDFGDESQSNKIGLLDISFQSLAQQEDAFGDEDRGFDLLDFLTNPGDPSESLSFVPEEPQNENPDISTINTQQDDHRMEMETPTLNETTLLANEETAFALEPVAITPNSERKKGKRKRKLIVDQEKELSSEFMKEQLSDYSDMICHLDIAPPTLQLMQWKERGGADKLFSLPCSSIVSPLIQELFAKSVFQVKITSVCEEAEVMRQDGQEAQRGISALTTESFSVVDSSMGPEQPHNTELTVLAHMSDSHQEEHPEHAQDKNRSEFTQPELPSEDSMFVHPSFMEQTTQSTSLHTQSMLDSQDFAERKITGRAQKLLNTLKDQSNSNTSFSLEALCEGGTRWSAATTFFCFLVLKKQRALDLCQRAPYEDIFATPGPQFYD, translated from the exons ATGATGTTCTACACTCAACTCTTCACGTCCAAGAGGGGGCCTCTAGCCAAGATCTGGTTGGCAGCTCACTGGGATAGGAAACTCACAAAGGCCCATGTATTTGAATGCAACTTGGAGACGAGCATTAGAGACATCATTTCCCCAAAG ATGAAAATTGGTTTGAGGACATCTGGTCATCTGCTCATTGGTGTGGTCAGGATCTACTCCAGGAAAGCAAAGTATCTCCTTGCAGACTGCAATGAAGCCCTGGTTAAAATCAAAATAGCCTTCAGGCCAG GTCAAACAGATATGCCTGTTGAGGGGCTCGAGGCAACAGAGAAAGCCATCACCTTGACTGAAGATTTCACAGCCTTTGAGTCCCAGCTGCCAGCCCCGAG CATGGATGTCGAGGACCACTTTTCACTGAACCAGAGCCGAACAGAGGAGATCActatgaaagaggattttgGAAATGGCTTCCTGACCTTGATAGATTTTG GAGACGAGTCCCAGAGCAACAAGATTGGGCTGCTGGATATTAGCTTTCAGAGTCTGGCTCAGCAGGAGGACGCTTTCGGGGATGAGGACAGAGGGTTCGACCTTCTTG ACTTCCTGACAAACCCCGGTGATCCCTCTGAATCCCTCAGCTTCGTGCCTGAAGAGCCTCAAAATGAAAATCCTGACATCTCTACCATAAATACTCAACAAG ATGACCACAGAATGGAGATGGAGACCCCAACACTCAATGAGACCACCTTGCTTGCTAATGAGGAGACAGCCTTTGCCCTTGAACCTGTGGCCATCACTC ccaactcagagaggaaaaaggggaaaaggAAGCGCAAGTTGATTGTGGACCAGGAGAAAGAGCTGTCGAGTGAATTCATGAAAGAGCAGCTCTCTGATTATTCAGATATGATCTGCCATTTGGACATAGCCCCCCCAACACTGCAGCTCATGCagtggaaggagagagggggagcagaTAAACTCTTCTCACTGCCATGCTCCAGCATAGTGTCTCCACTGATACAGGAg CTCTTTGCAAAGAGTGTTTTCCAGGTGAAAATTaccagtgtgtgtgaggaggctGAGGTGATGCGCCAGGATGGACAAGAAG CTCAGAGGGGCATCAGTGCCCTCACCACAGAAAGCTTCAGTGTTGTAGATTCATCAATGGGTCCTGAGCAACCACACAACACTGAGCTGACTGTCCTCGCTCACATGAGTGACAGCCACCAGGAGGAACACCCAGAGCATGCACAA GATAAAAACAGGTCTGAGTTCACTCAGCCAGAACTTCCATCAGAGGACTCCATGTTTGTCCATCCATCTTTCATGGAGCAGACGACTCAGTCAACTTCCCTCCACACTCAG TCTATGCTGGACAGCCAGGACTTTGCGGAGAGGAAGATAACCGGGCGTGCTCAAAAGCTTCTCAACACACTCAAA GACCAAAGCAACAGCAATACCAGCTTCAGTCTGGAGGCACTGTGTGAAGGTGGAACTCGCTGGAGCGCTGCGACcactttcttctgttttcttgtcCTGAAGAAACAAAGAGCCCTTGACCTTTGCCAGAGGGCACCTTATGAGGACATCTTCGCCACACCTGGACCCCAATTCTACGATtag
- the LOC117821441 gene encoding syntaphilin isoform X2 — protein MSLTPSRKPSSGQRSDTSSTHTYPNRVRTADGSPTARTYPSTPRRQAKHTACSDNHGIRPPTPEQYLTPLQQKEVCIRHLRARLRDNVERLQHRDCEIDELRTQLYRMQEDWIEEECHRIEAQLALKEARKEIQHLHEVMDSVRSNLAPQDPHEPKQFSGLHAARPGGRSRSCGCSPASTLSRSTTHTRMSSEALQLERSPNAPESGRASRPAGQTHLLLEAALLTDQGPQQSHIRPPPTVPRSATFERLCTGGAMLPVSHSCHTLSSSCQCSGHSYLPHHHLFLHLPQEEPPQTAAATATPVSDPIPTPSPAGERKPEVRSQACSPTMTWLCEETAAEEELSVISLPTADVTPPESQPLQTTLPVVYPPEHSYNVEPLPQDPPEITKKPAEPQTCQPQSAPPLPVRQEATLLEIDEDNIDESEGTNEDSPPPQLCHWSRYFLVDLLALAMPVVPTVAWLCRGTPREVMPVYHIGSLLRGCCAVALHSLRRRGAGRGRRPASMNGTTSI, from the exons ATGTCTCTCACTCCAAGTAGGAAGCCCTCCTCAGGTCAGCGCAG TGACACATCCAGTACTCACACCTACCCGAATCGAGTGAGGACAGCTGATGGCAGTCCAACGGCCCGGACTTATCCAAGTACACCCAG GCGGCAGGCAAAGCACACAGCGTGCAGTGACAACCATGGGATCAGGCCTCCCACCCCGGAGCAGTACCTCACACCTCTGCAGCAGAAGGAGGTGTGTATACGACATCTTCGAGCCAGGCTGAGGGACAACGTGGAGAGACTACAGCACAG ggATTGTGAAATAGATGAGTTGAGGACTCAGCTGTACAGGATGCAGGAGGACTGGATCGAAGAGGAGTGTCACCGAATTGAGGCCCAGTTAGCTCTTAAAGAAGCCCGCAAAGAGATCCAGCACCTTCATGAGGTAATGGACTCAGTTCGCTCCAACCTGGCACCCCAAGACCCCCATGAACCCAAGCAATTCTCAGGGTTGCACGCAGCTCGGCCTGGGGGGAGGTCTCGCTCTTGTGGTTGTTCTCCAGCTAGCACTTTGAGTCGCAGCACCACCCACACCCGGATGAGCAGCGAGGCGCTGCAGCTGGAGCGCAGCCCTAATGCTCCTGAGTCTGGCAGAGCATCTCGCCCTGCGGGCCAGACACACCTGCTCCTAGAGGCTGCCCTCCTGACAGATCAGGGTCCACAGCAGAGCCACATCCGCCCGCCCCCAACTGTCCCGCGCTCTGCCACCTTTGAAAGACTCTGCACCGGGGGCGCGATGCTGCCAGTCTCACACTCCTGCCACACTCTCAGTAGCAGCTGCCAGTGCAGCGGCCACTCCTACCTCCCTCATCATCACCTGTTCCTGCACTTACCTCAGGAGGAGCccccacaaacagctgcagctacTGCTACCCCTGTTTCTGATCCAATCCCGACTCCCAGtcctgcaggagagaggaaacCAGAGGTGCGTTCTCAGGCCTGCAGCCCCACCATGACGTGGCTGTGTGAGGAAACGgctgcagaagaagagctgAGTGTGATTTCTTTACCCACAGCAGACGTCACACCACCAGAATCACAGCCTCTCCAAACAACTCTACCTGTTGTTTACCCACCTGAGCATTCATACAATGTTGAGCCGCTTCCACAGGACCCACCAGAGATAACAAAGAAGCCAGCTGAGCCACAAACCTGCCAGCCCCAATCTGCACCTCCACTCCCCGTCAGACAGGAGGCCACACTTCTAGAGATAGACGAGGACAATATAGATGAATCTGAAGGTACAAACGAGGACAGTCCTCCCCCTCAGCTCTGCCACTGGAGCCGATACTTCCTCGTAGACCTGTTAGCGTTAGCGATGCCGGTAGTCCCGACCGTGGCGTGGCTGTGTAGGGGAACTCCACGGGAAGTCATGCCCGTGTATCACATCGGCTCCCTACTGAGAGGGTGCTGTGCTGTGGCACTCCACTCACTCCGCCGCCGGGGTGCAGGCAGGGGACGCAGGCCCGCCAGCATGAATGGAACAACATCAATATGA